GCGGCCCCGTCCTTCTCCGGGATGTAGGCGAGCGCCACGCATTCCATGAGCTCGGCATCGCCCATCGAGCCTCGTGCCATGTAGACCTGCTTCGGGTCGCGTGCCCGGCTCTGCTCGACGATCCGTTCCACGCGGTCGAGCTCTGGCGGGAGGCGACGGCAGGAGAAGCCGATCTCATTCATGCGCCGCAGGAGGAGGTAGGAGTGACGCGCCTCGTCCATCGCGTGCCTCGCCAGGTCCATCTTGAGCTGCGGGTCGGAGACGAGGTCCGTGAGCGTGAGAAGGTCCGCTCCACCTCTCACCTCCGACGCGCGGATCAGGTTCAGGATGGCTCCCGTGCCCCCGGCGCGGGCATGAACCATGCGGAGGAAGTCGACCATCTGCTCGTGCGTCGCTTGCATGCTCAGGCACTCCTCTTGAGCGGCTGGAACGCCGCCTGATTACCGAGGCCGGGCTCCGGCAGCCGTGCCGGCAGCACCACTTCGGGGTGGTCGATCTCGAAGAAGAAGGCCCAGTAGCGGTGGTCACTGTGCATGCCGACACCGCTGCGCAGATCGCAGGTGAGCAGCTCGTGCTCGCAGCCGCCGAGCTTCGTGTAGCGCGCGACGATCCCCGTGCGCCTGAACCTCATCCACTCGTAGCTCCAGATCCGCTCGGCCTTCGAGCACACGATGGCGTGCTCGGCGCCGGTGGCCGCCACCACGAAGTGGGAGACGAGCTTGAAGAGGCCGAGCGCCACCACCGGCAGGAAGCGCTTGCTGTTCCGGTGCATCGGGAGGACCGCGAACCGGGTGATCTCGACGGCGCTGGCGGAGCGGAGCGCGGGCGGGAGGACGAGATACTCCTCGCACTCGAGTGGGCCCGCCGCGCGGGGCGTGACCCTCATAGACCCGACCGCCTCGCCCGTGCGCATGTCCTCGGCGAGCAGGAGCCAGGAACGGCCGTCGTACTCGTCGGGCACGGGCACCTCGTAGCCGCAGGCGCCGCGATAGACCTGCCGGCGGACGTCGAGGGCGCGGGCGACGGATGCCGCATCCTCGCAGACGCTGAACCGGTAGCCGCGCAGCAGCCGGGTGAAGATCGATCGCTCCTTCGCGGGCCGATCGGGGAGCTGGGGAATTTCGGTGCTTTGCATTGTGTGCGCCTCCTGGGCGGGTTCCGAAGCAACCGCTGTGCCCGGTGCCGTAGGCGAAACAGCGCTGCAAATCCGGGGGCTTAGCGGCCGGGGCAGAGTGAACTCGGGTTCCTGTCCCATGAACCCGGTCCCTGGCCGTTCCCGGCCCGGGGAGGGCCTCCCTCAGCAGGACGCGAGCTGCTCGGCGAAGCCGCGGCCGAGGAGGTCGAGCGTCTGGCGGGGAAAGGCGCGAGAGAGGACCCGGGCCTTCTGGCCGGGGGAGCGCACGACGGCCGTCACCTCGACGTGGCTCTTGCCCGGGAGGTCCAGGACAGCGAGCTTCACGAGGCCGCGTCGAGCCGTCTCGCGCGCCTCGCGGAGCAGGCCGCGGAGCTCGCGATAGAGCCGCCCGCCCTCGACCGGCAGCCAGGTCGCCTCCGAGCACCGCAGCGTGAGCACGAGCTCACCGTCGGGGAACGCGGCGGACTCGGCGCGCAACGCGCGCCCGAGCGCGCAGTGGAGGCAGGTCCTCGTCACGTCGTCCATTCCCTGCACACGCCGTGCCGAGCGCCGTGTGCCACCGCATGGTAGCAAGCATGAGGCTCACCACGGCGAAGACGCAGGAACCCCCGTTCCTGTCGCGTCACGCCGGTTCGCGCGAGTTCACGTCGCTGTGGCTTGAGACTCGGCACTCGCGACCGGAAAATCCACGTCAGACCCATGCATCCTCACGCCCTCGTCCCGCTCGTCGCGGCGGTGGCGAATGCGATCATCTTCGCGCTCGTCCTGCGGGGCGGGATGAACGCCATCCGCCGCGTCTTCGCCTGGATGACGCTCACCGTCATCTCGTGGAACCTCGACATCTTCTCGCTCTACTACTTCCCCGACGTGCCCTCGGCGCTGTGGTGGAGCATGGTCTTCCGGACCGGCGTCTGCCTGGTCCCGGCGGCGGTCTTGCATTCCGTCTGCGTGCTGACGGGCGCCAAGGGACGCATCTGGTCGTCCCTGCTCGCGGCCGGTTACGCCACCGGCGCCTTCCTGGTGATCGCGAACTTCCGGGGCGCGCTCGTCAGCCGGCTCACCCCGCACCCCTGGGGCTGGTACATCGAACCGGCGCCGCTCTACTCGATCATGACAGCGTTGATCCTGATCTACTTTTCGCTGTCGATCGGTCGCGTGGCGCATACCTATCGCCACCCGTCCGACGCCCGGCAGCGGACGCAGGCCAAGTTCTGGCTCCTCGCGATCGGCGTCTCGGGCCCCTTCGACCTCACCAATCTGCTCCCGCTCTACGGAATCAACGTCTACCCGCTGGGTAGCTTCGGAAACGTCGTCTACCTCGGGATCGTCGCCTACGCGATCGCCCGTCATCGGCTGATGGACGTCGACTACGTCGTCCGCAAGGCCGTCAGCTTCTCGCTCGCCGCCTCGGCCGTCCTCATTCCCGGCGGCATGGCGCTCTTCGCCCTGAGTCGGGAGGTCGGCGGCGAGGGGCCCGTGATCGTCGCCTGCGCGGCGGTCGGACTGGCCCTCCTCTCCGTGATCCTGATCCCGACCTTCCAGGAGGCGCTCGAGACGCGCGTGCACCGCGCGTTCTTCCCGCAGCTCTACGACTATCGCCGGCGCCTGCAGGAGCTGCCCGCCGCGCTCGTTCATCTCGTCGACCGGAGCCAGCTGGTCAGGCGGCTCGGCGAGTCGCTCGCCGCCATCCTCGACGTCGAGACCTGTGAGATCTTCCTCCCGGACGAGAACGGGCGCCGGCTGGCGCTCGCCTACCCGAGCCCGGGAGTCCCCGAGCCGCTCGCCGAAGCGATCGCTCGCGACCTCGAGCAGCTCGCCGAGCCCGTCCTCGCGAGCGAAGTCGAAACGCTCAGTCCGGTCGGGGCGAGCCTCTTCCGCACCCGCCGCTGGGAGGTGGGCATCCCCCTCCGCGTCAACGACCGCCTGAACGGCTTCATCGGCCTCGGACAGAAGAAGGACTTCCGCATCTTCTCGAGCGAGGACCTCCAGCTCCTGTCGGCGGTGGCGAGCGGCGCCACCGTCGCGCTCGAGAACGCGAGCCTCTCCCGCCAGCTCCGCCGCTCCGAGGCGGTGCTCGAGCGCGCCAACCGTCTCTCCTCGCTCGGCACGCTGGCCGCCGGCCTGGCGCACGAGATCCGCAACCCGCTCGTCGCGGTGAAGACCTTCCTCGACCTGCTGCCCCAGCGCCTGGACGACCGGCAGTTCCTGAGCGAGTTCCGCGAGCTCAGCCTGAGCGAGCTCAGGCGGGTGACCGACCTGATCGCCGACCTGCTGACGCTCGGCAAGTCGCGCACCACGGAGCGGCGGCCGGTGGATCTGCCCGTCACGCTCGAGCCGGTGATCAGGCTGATGGACACGACGGCCCGCAAGCGACAGGTGGAGCTCCACTCGCACTGGAAGCCCGACCTGCCGGCCGTGTCGGCGGATCCGGACCAGCTGAAGCAGATCGTGCTGAACCTGCTCCTCAACGCCATCGAAACGAGCCCGGCCGGCGGGCGCGTGATGCTCGACGTCCGCGATGGCGCGGTCCTCGGGACGACGGCCGCCGTCGTGATGGAGGTCCGCGACCACGGCGCGGGCATCCCGGCGGATCAGCTGGAGCACATCTTCCATCCCTTCTTCACCACCAAGGAGACGGGCACGGGCCTCGGGCTGGCGCTCGTGCACCAGATGGTAGTGGACCACGGCGGGGAGATCGCCGTCGAGAGCACCGTCGGTCAGGGGACGGTCTTCCGCGTGACGCTGCCGGCGGCGCAGCTCGAGCTCAGGCGAACCGGGACCTGAGCGTCACATCCCGAGCCGGCGCATCTTCTTCAGGAGCCCGCGGTACGTGATCCCGAGCTCCTCGGCGGCGCGCGTCTTGACGCCGCCCGCGCGGGCGAGGGCCGCCTCCACCTGCTCGCGCTCGAACGCCTCGGTGCGGCTTTGCAGGAGGCCGGGCGCCGCGCCGTCGGCAGCCCCTTCCTGCAGACGCTCGGAGAAGAGGTCCTCGGTGAGCGGCGCGCCGGGGTCGGCGAGCAGCACCGCGCGCTCGATCTCGTTGGCGAGCTCGCGCACGTTGCCCGGAAACGCGTAGCGGGAGAGCAGCGCGAGCGTCTCGTCGCTGGGCTCGCCGACGGGCTTCTTCAGCTGCGCCGCGAGCCGTCGCGCCAGATGCCGGGCGAGGGCCGGGATGTCCTCCCGCCGGTCGCGCAGCGGCGGCAGGCGGATCGGAAAGACGCGCAGGCGGTAGTACAGGTCCTCGCGGAAGCGGCCCGCCTTCACCTCGTCCTCGAGGCGACGGTTGGTGGCCGTGATCACCCGTACGTCGACCGTGCGGGCCCGGGTCTCGCCGACGGGGCGTATCTCGCCCTCCTGGAGCACCCGCAGGAGCTTCGCCTGGAGCGCCCCGCTGGTCTCGGAGATCTCGTCGAGGAAGAGCGTGCCGCCGTCGGCCACCTCGAAGAGCCCCTTCCGATCGGCGACGGCGCCGGTGAACGCGCCGCGCCGGTGGCCGAAGAGCTCGCTCTCGAGGATGCCCTCCGAGAAGGACGCGCAGTTGACCGCCACGAAGAGGCGGTCCCGCCGGTCGCTCGCGGCGTGGATGGCGCGCGCGACCAGCTCCTTCCCGGTGCCGGTCTCGCCCTCGATCAGGACGGTGGTGGGCGACGGCGCCACCCGCGCCACCAGCGCCAGCACGTCGCGGATCGCGGCGCTCTCGCCGACGATCTCGTCCGGCGCCGCCGTCTCCTTGAGGTAGGTGTTCTCGGCGGCGAGGCGCTGGTTGGCGCGGCTGAGCTCCTGCAGCAGACGCGCGTTCTCGCGCGCCAGGTGGAACGCCTCGATGGCGCGGCGGAGTGTGAGCCTGAGCTCCTCGCTCTCCCACGGCTTGGTGACGTACCGATAGATGCGGCTCGTGTTGATCGCCCGCACGATCGCGTCGACGTCGGTGTAGCCGGTGAGCACGATGCGGTTGGCGTCCGGCCGGATCTCCATGGAGCGGGCGAGGAACTCCACGCCGCTCATCACCGGCATGCGCTGGTCGGCGACGATGACGGCCGGGTCGTGCGCCTGGAGGAGCTGGAGCCCGCCGGCGCCGCTCTCGGCCGTCAGCAGCGCGAACTCGTCGCCGTAGTTGAACGTGAAGGCGCGGAGGATGTCCGGCTCGTCGTCGACCACGACCACCGGAAAGCGCCGGTAATCGAACTCCACCGGTCCCCCTATCCGTTGCCGCTCGCCGCCCTGTCAAGGGAAACGGCGGAGGCCTCGGTCGGCAGCACGATGCGGAACGTGGCGCCGGCGCGGGGCGCGCTCTCCACCTCGATCCGCCCGCCGTGGGCGGCGACGATGCCGTGCGCGATCGCGAGCCCGAGCCCGGTGCCGCCGCCGACGTCCTTGGTGGTGAAGAACGGGTCGAAGATCCGCCCGAGCACGTCGGCCGCGATGCCATGGCCGTCGTCGCGCACGGTCACGGTCACGACGTCGCCGTCGTGCCGCGTCCCGATCCAGACGTTCCCCGCTCCCTCGATCGCATCGCAGGCGTTGGCGAGCACGTTCATGAAGACCTGGTTCACCTGGCCCGGGTCGCACTCGACGAGCGGCAGCGTGCCGTAGTCGCGGTGGATCGTGATGCGGTCGCGCCAGCGCGGCTCGAGGAGCCGGAGCGTCACCTCGAGCCCCTCGTGCAGGTCGACGAGCTTGCGGCTCGCCTCGTCGAGTCGGGAGAAGCTCCGCAGGTCCTTGACGATCGCCACCGTCCGCTCCGCGCCGCGCGCCATGATGTCCGCGATGTCCTCGGCCTCGCGCAGCATCGACGCCACCTCGGGCGGTGCGCCCGCGGCCGCCTGTGCGAGCCGGCGGCGGAGCGGCGCCACGCTGGTGGCGATGAAGCTCACGGGGTTGTTGATCTCGTGCGCGACGCCGGCCACGAGCCGGCCGAGCGACGCCATCTTCTCGGAATGCACGAGCTTCGTCTCGGCGTTCTTGAGCTCGGTATAGGCGTCGGCCAGCTCGCGGTTCGCGTCCTGGAGCTGCGCCGTCCGCTCGCGCACGCGGTCCTCGAGCCGGAGGTTCAGCTCGGCGAGCGCCTCGTACGAGCTGGCGTTCTCGAGCGCGATCGCGGTGGAGTTGGCGAGCGCCCGCAGGAACTCGGCGTCGGCCGCGGTGTAGAAGAGACCCGAGCGCTTGGGCCCGGCCGTGAGGACGCCGACCACCTCCTCGCGCCGGCGGAGCGGCACGGCGACCTCGGCCCCGAGCGCCGCCATCGCCGCCCGCGCGGCGTCGTGGGCCTCCGGGGCCGGGTAGAGCTCGGCCGGATCGAGGCTGGTGAGCACGCGCCCGGCGCCCAGATGTCGGGCGAGCGACGGTGGGATCGTCGCCCCGCCGCCCACCTCGGCGAGCCGCCCGCCGTTCGCCACGAAGAGGCGCGTGCCGGTGTTCGGGATCGTCTCGTCGACGCAGTCCCGGACGAGCTCCCCGATGCGGTCGCGCTGCAGGGTCGCCGCGAGCTGGGCCCCGAGCGCGGCGAGCACACGCGGGCCGTCGTAGCGGGTGCCGAAGAAGACGAGGTCGACGAGCGCCTGGAGCCGGGTGCGCAGCGGGTTGAAGAGGAGCAGCACGGCGAGCGTGAAGACCACCGGGAAGGCAGGCGACTCCGTCACCGCCCCCGCCTGCAGGATCAGGTTGAGCACCACGACGGCCGCGACGTACGCGGAGCCGACGGCCCCCGTGAGGACCAGGTAGTAGGCGCCGCGCTTCACCATCGCGTCGATCTCGAGGAGGTCGTGCTGCACGATCGCGTAGGCGACGGAGAGCGCGAAGAGAAAGGGCGTGAAGGCGGCGGTGTTCATGGCGACCCCGCCGCCGAGCAGCGCCGAGATCACCACGATCGATCCGGGAATGCCGAGCCCGAAGAGCACGCCGAGCGTGACCACCCGCACGCGCTGCCGGGCGAGCTGCGACCCCCCGCGCCAGTAGACCCAGACCAGGCGCGCGGTCAGCACCACGACCACGACGCCGAGGTAGATCATGTTGGCCGCGAGGAGGCTGGAGTACGTCGAGGGCCGGTAGAGAAACGCCTCGTAGAGCACGAGGATCGCGAGCGAGAGCCCGTACCCCGCGTGCCTCCAGCGGGCGAAGCGATGTGTCTGCGGGAAGAGGAGCGCGAACTGCAACACCGCGGCCGGGAAGAACGTCTCCCCGACGACGTGGAGCCGGAAGAACGACGCGGGACCGTAGAGGTCCATGGCGGTGAGCAGGAAGAGGCTCATCGCCACCCCGACCATGAGGAACGCCCGCACGACCGGCGCCCGCGGCCGGAGCACCCACGCCACCAGGCCCGAGGCGAGGTACATGGCGCCGTTCAGCAGGAAGGCGCCGAAGAGCAGCATCCAGTCGCGCAGCGTGAAGCGCTCGGCCGCGACGGTCACCTCGCGCTCGACGCCGCGGCGGGCGAGCCGATAGCGCACGGGCGTCCCCGGCGCCAGCGCGGCCACCCGCGCGTAGGCCTCCGCCGCCGAGCCCACCGCGACACCGTTCACGGCGACCACCTGGCTCTGGTAGAGCCCGGGGACCGAGGTGCCCGACCAGTTGGCCAGGCCGACGGAGGCGATCACGCGGTTGTCGAGGAGGACGAAGCCGGGGAACACGCGGCCCACCCAGGCGCTGCTCGTGATCGTCGTCCGGGTGGCGAGGACGATCGCCGCGAGGCCGATCGCGATCGCGCCCAGCCGCACGGCGGCCGACGCTCGCGGGGTAGTAAGGAAGCTCTCCGGCATTCCCGTCCGCTTCGGGGGCGCAATCTTACGCAGCCGGCCCCCTGGCGCCAACCGCCGCCCAGACGACGCCCAGACGGCGGTTTAGACGCGGTGCGGGGTGCGAGATCGCCCTCGTGTCCCCGCGCTGAACACCATGAACGCCGCCGCCACGACGGCCGCGGCGGTGACGAACATCGTCCGGTGACCGAAGGCCTCGGCCACATGCCCGAGCGCGAGGGAGCCGGTCGTGGTGCCGAGGTTGAAGGCGCCGTTGAAGAATGCCTGGGCGCGGCCGAGCTCGTCGGCGTGGGCCCGGTCGACCGTGAACGCGTTGAGCGTCGGGTAGGCGATCCCCTGGGCCACGCCGAACAGCAACCCCGCCCCGGCGAGGCCGGCCGGCGACCGCGCGGCCGCCAGGGCAATGACCGACACGGCGAAGAGCGCGAGCGCGGCAACGATCACCGGCCGATGCCCGCGCGTGTCGCCGAGCCCGCCGCCGAGCACGCGGCTCATCACCGCCGCGGCGGTGTAGACGAGGAAGAACAGCGCCACCGGCCCGAGCCGTGCGTCGCGCGTGAAGGTCGGCACGTACGTGACCACGGCCCCGAACGCCACCCCGCAGCCGCACACGGTGCCGAGGGCCGAGAGGACCTCGCGGGTCGGCGCGAGCCGTTCCCCCGCGTCTGCGGCCGCCTCCGGCGGCGACGCCTCCGGCACGGTCCACGCAATGGCGAAGGCGATCACCGAGAAGCCCGCCGCGAGCGCGAACAGCGCCGGAAAGCCGGCCACGGCGATCAGCAGCTCGCCAAGCGCCGGGGCGAGCGCGTGCGTGGTGAGCGTCGAGACGCCGAAGAGGCCCAGCGCGGCGGCCCGGCGCGTGGCCGGCGCGAAGGCGACGGCCAGCGTCGAGGCCGCGTTGAAGGCGGCGGCGAAGGCGACGCCTTGCAGGATGCGCAGCGCGTAGAGCGCGGGACCGATGGCGTGCACGAAGAGGAAGGCCCCCGACGCGACGGCCATGGTCGCCACGCCGCCGAGCAGGAAGCGCCGGCGCCCGACGCGGTCGAGCACGGCGGCGATGACGAGGACGGCCGCCAGGCCCGCGACACCGCTCGTCCCCATCACGAGCCCGATCGTCCGCTCCGAGCCGCCGAGCGCCCGCACGTGCAGCGGCAGGAGGAAGAAGGAGGCGAACGTCAGGAAGAAGAAGAAGTTCGCCGCCGTGACGCGTACGAAGCGCGGCGTGAGCAGCCGAGCATCCGCGGCCGGCGCGCCGGCCTGTGCGAGAGGGGCTTCCATCGGCGACGCCACGCCTTGCCGCGCCAGGCGCCGCATTATACATGCCGCGCATGGCGACCGAACGACGACGCGAGCTGCGGCGCCGGCGCAAGCGCCGCCGCGAGCGGCTGAAGCAGCGACGCCGCGACCAGGCGCGCGAGCGCCGCCGCCAGCGCGCGAAGACGGCGTAGGTCGGCCGAAAGCCGGATTGACACTCCCGGCCGGGAGGCTAGGCTCCACCCGGGTTGCTTACGGGTCGCCTCGCAGCGGTTTTGGCGTTCGTGACCGTCCTCGCCGCCTGCGGTGAGCAGGCCGAGAGACGGGCGACTCGCCCCCCCATCCGTGGACGCGTGCTCGAGCAGATGAGCTTCGGACAGTCCACGCCCGCCGATGTCGAGCGCGTCTTCGGCGCTGCCGACGAGCGGCCCCCGGACGGCTCACTCGTCTACCGCACCGAAGACCGGCGCCGCAGGGAGACGGAGTCCGTGACGTTCCGCTTCGAGGGCGGGGTCCTGAGCAGGATCTGCCGCAGCCGG
This DNA window, taken from Deltaproteobacteria bacterium, encodes the following:
- a CDS encoding ferritin-like domain-containing protein yields the protein MQATHEQMVDFLRMVHARAGGTGAILNLIRASEVRGGADLLTLTDLVSDPQLKMDLARHAMDEARHSYLLLRRMNEIGFSCRRLPPELDRVERIVEQSRARDPKQVYMARGSMGDAELMECVALAYIPEKDGAAKICANYDALTGDPGTQTVIASILRDEERHVEYLGSWLQRFERRLSPRFVAATLERLQDAFDQLDAAFYGAFHEYLERAAA
- a CDS encoding GNAT family N-acetyltransferase, which produces MQSTEIPQLPDRPAKERSIFTRLLRGYRFSVCEDAASVARALDVRRQVYRGACGYEVPVPDEYDGRSWLLLAEDMRTGEAVGSMRVTPRAAGPLECEEYLVLPPALRSASAVEITRFAVLPMHRNSKRFLPVVALGLFKLVSHFVVAATGAEHAIVCSKAERIWSYEWMRFRRTGIVARYTKLGGCEHELLTCDLRSGVGMHSDHRYWAFFFEIDHPEVVLPARLPEPGLGNQAAFQPLKRSA
- a CDS encoding GAF domain-containing protein, with amino-acid sequence MHPHALVPLVAAVANAIIFALVLRGGMNAIRRVFAWMTLTVISWNLDIFSLYYFPDVPSALWWSMVFRTGVCLVPAAVLHSVCVLTGAKGRIWSSLLAAGYATGAFLVIANFRGALVSRLTPHPWGWYIEPAPLYSIMTALILIYFSLSIGRVAHTYRHPSDARQRTQAKFWLLAIGVSGPFDLTNLLPLYGINVYPLGSFGNVVYLGIVAYAIARHRLMDVDYVVRKAVSFSLAASAVLIPGGMALFALSREVGGEGPVIVACAAVGLALLSVILIPTFQEALETRVHRAFFPQLYDYRRRLQELPAALVHLVDRSQLVRRLGESLAAILDVETCEIFLPDENGRRLALAYPSPGVPEPLAEAIARDLEQLAEPVLASEVETLSPVGASLFRTRRWEVGIPLRVNDRLNGFIGLGQKKDFRIFSSEDLQLLSAVASGATVALENASLSRQLRRSEAVLERANRLSSLGTLAAGLAHEIRNPLVAVKTFLDLLPQRLDDRQFLSEFRELSLSELRRVTDLIADLLTLGKSRTTERRPVDLPVTLEPVIRLMDTTARKRQVELHSHWKPDLPAVSADPDQLKQIVLNLLLNAIETSPAGGRVMLDVRDGAVLGTTAAVVMEVRDHGAGIPADQLEHIFHPFFTTKETGTGLGLALVHQMVVDHGGEIAVESTVGQGTVFRVTLPAAQLELRRTGT
- a CDS encoding sigma-54-dependent Fis family transcriptional regulator, coding for MEFDYRRFPVVVVDDEPDILRAFTFNYGDEFALLTAESGAGGLQLLQAHDPAVIVADQRMPVMSGVEFLARSMEIRPDANRIVLTGYTDVDAIVRAINTSRIYRYVTKPWESEELRLTLRRAIEAFHLARENARLLQELSRANQRLAAENTYLKETAAPDEIVGESAAIRDVLALVARVAPSPTTVLIEGETGTGKELVARAIHAASDRRDRLFVAVNCASFSEGILESELFGHRRGAFTGAVADRKGLFEVADGGTLFLDEISETSGALQAKLLRVLQEGEIRPVGETRARTVDVRVITATNRRLEDEVKAGRFREDLYYRLRVFPIRLPPLRDRREDIPALARHLARRLAAQLKKPVGEPSDETLALLSRYAFPGNVRELANEIERAVLLADPGAPLTEDLFSERLQEGAADGAAPGLLQSRTEAFEREQVEAALARAGGVKTRAAEELGITYRGLLKKMRRLGM
- a CDS encoding GAF domain-containing protein, whose product is MRLGAIAIGLAAIVLATRTTITSSAWVGRVFPGFVLLDNRVIASVGLANWSGTSVPGLYQSQVVAVNGVAVGSAAEAYARVAALAPGTPVRYRLARRGVEREVTVAAERFTLRDWMLLFGAFLLNGAMYLASGLVAWVLRPRAPVVRAFLMVGVAMSLFLLTAMDLYGPASFFRLHVVGETFFPAAVLQFALLFPQTHRFARWRHAGYGLSLAILVLYEAFLYRPSTYSSLLAANMIYLGVVVVVLTARLVWVYWRGGSQLARQRVRVVTLGVLFGLGIPGSIVVISALLGGGVAMNTAAFTPFLFALSVAYAIVQHDLLEIDAMVKRGAYYLVLTGAVGSAYVAAVVVLNLILQAGAVTESPAFPVVFTLAVLLLFNPLRTRLQALVDLVFFGTRYDGPRVLAALGAQLAATLQRDRIGELVRDCVDETIPNTGTRLFVANGGRLAEVGGGATIPPSLARHLGAGRVLTSLDPAELYPAPEAHDAARAAMAALGAEVAVPLRRREEVVGVLTAGPKRSGLFYTAADAEFLRALANSTAIALENASSYEALAELNLRLEDRVRERTAQLQDANRELADAYTELKNAETKLVHSEKMASLGRLVAGVAHEINNPVSFIATSVAPLRRRLAQAAAGAPPEVASMLREAEDIADIMARGAERTVAIVKDLRSFSRLDEASRKLVDLHEGLEVTLRLLEPRWRDRITIHRDYGTLPLVECDPGQVNQVFMNVLANACDAIEGAGNVWIGTRHDGDVVTVTVRDDGHGIAADVLGRIFDPFFTTKDVGGGTGLGLAIAHGIVAAHGGRIEVESAPRAGATFRIVLPTEASAVSLDRAASGNG
- a CDS encoding MFS transporter is translated as MRRLARQGVASPMEAPLAQAGAPAADARLLTPRFVRVTAANFFFFLTFASFFLLPLHVRALGGSERTIGLVMGTSGVAGLAAVLVIAAVLDRVGRRRFLLGGVATMAVASGAFLFVHAIGPALYALRILQGVAFAAAFNAASTLAVAFAPATRRAAALGLFGVSTLTTHALAPALGELLIAVAGFPALFALAAGFSVIAFAIAWTVPEASPPEAAADAGERLAPTREVLSALGTVCGCGVAFGAVVTYVPTFTRDARLGPVALFFLVYTAAAVMSRVLGGGLGDTRGHRPVIVAALALFAVSVIALAAARSPAGLAGAGLLFGVAQGIAYPTLNAFTVDRAHADELGRAQAFFNGAFNLGTTTGSLALGHVAEAFGHRTMFVTAAAVVAAAFMVFSAGTRGRSRTPHRV